In Castanea sativa cultivar Marrone di Chiusa Pesio chromosome 6, ASM4071231v1, a single window of DNA contains:
- the LOC142638745 gene encoding uncharacterized protein LOC142638745, with the protein MKREREFDHSVTMANCLMLLSRGSEIEAFSNSPSRVFECKTCNRQFPSFQALGGHRASHKKPRLMGGEHGSLDSQSQGSPTKPKTHECSVCGLEFAIGQALGGHMRRHRTALNESQVPLNLTENMQGPLSFTSSQGSATSPLSFTSSQGLSTINSRRALCLDLNLTPFENDLVIPKLKPAPMVDCFL; encoded by the coding sequence atgaagagagagagagagtttgatcATAGTGTAACCATGGCAAACTGCTTGATGTTACTCTCTCGTGGGAGTGAAATTGAAGCTTTCTCCAACTCTCCTAGCCGTGTTTTTGAATGCAAAACATGTAACCGGCAGTTCCCATCGTTTCAAGCACTGGGTGGTCACCGAGCAAGTCACAAGAAGCCGAGGTTGATGGGAGGAGAGCATGGAAGCCTTGATTCACAGTCACAAGGCTCACCAACCAAGCCCAAAACACACGAGTGCTCAGTCTGTGGCCTTGAGTTTGCAATAGGCCAGGCTTTGGGGGGTCACATGAGGAGGCATCGGACAGCCTTGAATGAAAGCCAAGTCCCTTTGAATCTTACGGAAAACATGCAAGGTCCTCTAAGTTTCACTTCCTCGCAAGGCTCGGCGActagtcctctaagtttcactTCCTCACAAGGCTTGTCGACTATTAATAGTCGACGAGCCTTGTGTCTGGATCTGAACTTGACTCCTTTTGAGAATGACTTGGTGATTCCGAAGCTGAAGCCAGCACCCATGGTTGATTGCTTTTTGTAA